In Methanococcoides sp. LMO-2, a single window of DNA contains:
- a CDS encoding V4R domain-containing protein has product MKGEGHTALFSNSDGIIAIEGPVKLQIMELLKESSRSFDEIVKYTGKAKSTISVHLSDLKQHNLLEERIDPNDRRKKTYVMCSQYAACSQKPVVEHYHETLKRFTNTFDTEIDILTTFFHAVQSGFEAQGINHRPIMETIGQDIGIRLAENFNSTYLEGLFEEVADYWDMHKLGNLSVLSYDPLAINIDDCFVCKGAPDIGQNLCSFSEGLLQGIIYSKLNMQCNIVEIECHGNGYDHCLFVMQ; this is encoded by the coding sequence ATGAAAGGAGAAGGTCACACTGCCCTATTTTCAAACAGTGACGGCATTATTGCCATCGAGGGACCGGTAAAACTCCAGATAATGGAGTTATTGAAAGAAAGTTCCAGATCGTTCGATGAGATCGTAAAATATACGGGAAAAGCAAAATCCACCATCTCTGTGCACCTGAGTGACCTTAAGCAACATAACCTCCTCGAAGAACGGATCGATCCCAACGACCGGCGCAAGAAGACCTATGTAATGTGTTCCCAGTATGCTGCGTGTTCCCAGAAACCCGTAGTCGAGCACTATCATGAGACACTGAAACGATTTACGAACACTTTCGATACTGAAATTGACATACTTACAACTTTTTTTCACGCCGTCCAGAGTGGCTTTGAGGCACAGGGGATCAACCACCGGCCTATAATGGAGACCATCGGACAGGATATCGGCATAAGACTTGCCGAAAATTTCAACTCAACATATCTTGAGGGACTTTTTGAAGAAGTAGCTGATTACTGGGACATGCACAAGCTCGGAAACCTTTCTGTCCTATCCTATGACCCCCTCGCAATAAATATCGATGACTGCTTTGTGTGCAAAGGTGCACCTGACATCGGCCAGAACCTCTGCTCATTTAGTGAAGGCCTGCTTCAGGGAATAATATACAGCAAGCTCAACATGCAATGCAACATTGTAGAGATAGAATGTCATGGCAATGGTTATGACCACTGCCTTTTCGTAATGCAATAA